The Synchiropus splendidus isolate RoL2022-P1 chromosome 1, RoL_Sspl_1.0, whole genome shotgun sequence genome includes a window with the following:
- the LOC128752862 gene encoding hydroxylysine kinase-like isoform X2, which produces MFGKAAQPNFSECQVVDLVKRLFQLTVAKAHPLPSYDDQNFHVSAGDGAEYVLKIMNSEDNCGYGPQKYLVRLLTYLPGVMLSTVAVSSQILFEVGKMAAEMDQIFQKMEHPHLGTLQREQFRWSLSSIPLLESYLSLLDGEPLQEVAKSVIHQYKTTVAPKYSQFRKCINHGDFNELNILVKPDETSSFRISGVLDFGDMSSGYFVHELAIAIMYMCTQHPNPVEAGGPVLAGFSSVFPLNEAEKDSLYILVLSRFCQSLILARHGISLHPENAEYLMITHRKGVGILSELWELGKEHVEEVWFQSAARLA; this is translated from the exons ATGTTTGGAAAAGCAGCACAGCCCAACTTCAGTGAGTGTCAAGTGGTGGATCTGGTGAAGAGGCTGTTCCAGTTGACTGTAGCGAAGGCCCATCCGCTGCCCAGCTATGACGATCAGAACTTCCATGTGTCGGCCGGCGACGGCGCGGAGTACGTGCTGAAGATCATGaactctgaggaca ATTGTGGTTACGGTCCTCAGAAGTACCTGGTGAGGTTGCTGACTTACCTGCCTGGAGTCATGCTGTCTACTGTTGCGGTTTCCTCGCAGATCCTTTTCGAAGTTGGCAAGATGGCCGCAGAAATGGATCAAATTTTTCAAAAG ATGGAGCATCCTCATCTTGGTACTCTGCAGAGGGAGCAGTTCAGATGGAGTCTGTCCAGCATCCCTCTGCTGGAGTCTTACTTGAGTCTGCTGGATGGAGAGCCTCTGCAGGAGGTCGCCAAGTCTGTCATCCACCAGTATAAAACCACTGTGGCCCCCAAATACTCTCAGTTCCGCAAGT GTATCAATCATGGCGACTTCAATGAGCTCAACATACTTGTGAAGCCCGACGAGACAAGCAGCTTCAGGATTTCTGGAGTCCTGGACTTCGGGGACATGAGCAGCGGCTATTTCGTCCACGAGCTGGCCATCGCCATAATGTACATGTGCACTCAGCACCCGAATCCCGTGGAGGCTGGTGGGCCGGTCCTAGCAGGGTTCTCCAGTGTCTTTCCTCTCAATGAGGCGGAGAAAGATTCGCTATACATCCTGGTGCTGTCTCGCTTCTGCCAGTCCCTGATTTTAGCTCGGCACGGAATCAGCTTGCACCCAGAGAACGCAGAGTACCTTATGATCACGCACAGGAAGGGCGTCGGCATCCTTTCTGAACTTTGGGAGTTAGGGAAGGAACACGTGGAGGAAGTTTGGTTCCAGTCTGCTGCTCGTCTCGCTTGA
- the LOC128752862 gene encoding hydroxylysine kinase-like isoform X1, with the protein MFGKAAQPNFSECQVVDLVKRLFQLTVAKAHPLPSYDDQNFHVSAGDGAEYVLKIMNSEDSKNPDLIEVQTYAMSFLHQNGVPAQTAVLNLKGQLLSLEEMDCGYGPQKYLVRLLTYLPGVMLSTVAVSSQILFEVGKMAAEMDQIFQKMEHPHLGTLQREQFRWSLSSIPLLESYLSLLDGEPLQEVAKSVIHQYKTTVAPKYSQFRKCINHGDFNELNILVKPDETSSFRISGVLDFGDMSSGYFVHELAIAIMYMCTQHPNPVEAGGPVLAGFSSVFPLNEAEKDSLYILVLSRFCQSLILARHGISLHPENAEYLMITHRKGVGILSELWELGKEHVEEVWFQSAARLA; encoded by the exons ATGTTTGGAAAAGCAGCACAGCCCAACTTCAGTGAGTGTCAAGTGGTGGATCTGGTGAAGAGGCTGTTCCAGTTGACTGTAGCGAAGGCCCATCCGCTGCCCAGCTATGACGATCAGAACTTCCATGTGTCGGCCGGCGACGGCGCGGAGTACGTGCTGAAGATCATGaactctgaggacagtaagaacCCAGACCTGATCGAAGTGCAGACGTATGCCATGTCCTTCCTGCACCAGAACGGAGTCCCCGCCCAAACTGCTGTGCTAAACCTGAAGGGGCAGCTCCTGAGTTTGGAGGAAATGG ATTGTGGTTACGGTCCTCAGAAGTACCTGGTGAGGTTGCTGACTTACCTGCCTGGAGTCATGCTGTCTACTGTTGCGGTTTCCTCGCAGATCCTTTTCGAAGTTGGCAAGATGGCCGCAGAAATGGATCAAATTTTTCAAAAG ATGGAGCATCCTCATCTTGGTACTCTGCAGAGGGAGCAGTTCAGATGGAGTCTGTCCAGCATCCCTCTGCTGGAGTCTTACTTGAGTCTGCTGGATGGAGAGCCTCTGCAGGAGGTCGCCAAGTCTGTCATCCACCAGTATAAAACCACTGTGGCCCCCAAATACTCTCAGTTCCGCAAGT GTATCAATCATGGCGACTTCAATGAGCTCAACATACTTGTGAAGCCCGACGAGACAAGCAGCTTCAGGATTTCTGGAGTCCTGGACTTCGGGGACATGAGCAGCGGCTATTTCGTCCACGAGCTGGCCATCGCCATAATGTACATGTGCACTCAGCACCCGAATCCCGTGGAGGCTGGTGGGCCGGTCCTAGCAGGGTTCTCCAGTGTCTTTCCTCTCAATGAGGCGGAGAAAGATTCGCTATACATCCTGGTGCTGTCTCGCTTCTGCCAGTCCCTGATTTTAGCTCGGCACGGAATCAGCTTGCACCCAGAGAACGCAGAGTACCTTATGATCACGCACAGGAAGGGCGTCGGCATCCTTTCTGAACTTTGGGAGTTAGGGAAGGAACACGTGGAGGAAGTTTGGTTCCAGTCTGCTGCTCGTCTCGCTTGA